A stretch of Deltaproteobacteria bacterium DNA encodes these proteins:
- a CDS encoding elongation factor Tu: protein MSKPKFERRKPHVNIGTIGHVDHGKTTLTAAIT, encoded by the coding sequence ATGTCGAAGCCTAAGTTTGAGCGGCGTAAGCCTCATGTGAACATAGGCACTATTGGTCATGTGGATCATGGCAAGACGACCTTGACGGCGGCCATTACGA